One Methanococcus aeolicus Nankai-3 DNA segment encodes these proteins:
- the rfaD gene encoding ADP-glyceromanno-heptose 6-epimerase → MNVMITGGAGFIGSNIALELQDKGYDTVVLDDFSSGNFKNLLGYEGDVVSDSILDVDLDRFKDIDAIFHEAAITDTTVSNQKLMMQINTEGFRRLLDFSVENDIKFIYASSAATYGDAESPQKEEYAGRPNNIYGFSKWICDCMAKKYMEKYPDSHIVGLRYFNVFGPREQYKGKMASMVWQLAKQMVEGKNPRIFKWGEQKRDQVYVKNIVQINLLALDAKESCIVNAGSGNAVSFNHIIEVLNDVLGFDYEPEYIDNPYEEFYQDFTQADLTNAKKYLDYEPKWNFEDGVKDYVEWLKENRYI, encoded by the coding sequence AATGTTATGATAACAGGCGGTGCAGGATTTATCGGTTCCAATATTGCATTGGAATTGCAGGACAAAGGTTATGATACAGTTGTTTTAGATGATTTTTCAAGTGGGAATTTTAAAAATCTCCTGGGTTATGAAGGTGATGTTGTTTCTGATAGTATTTTAGATGTTGATTTAGATAGATTTAAAGATATTGATGCTATTTTTCATGAGGCCGCTATAACAGATACAACAGTCAGCAACCAAAAATTAATGATGCAAATAAATACAGAGGGGTTCAGAAGACTTTTAGATTTTTCTGTTGAAAATGATATAAAGTTCATTTATGCATCCTCTGCGGCAACTTATGGTGATGCTGAATCTCCTCAAAAGGAGGAATATGCTGGAAGACCAAATAATATATATGGTTTTTCAAAATGGATATGCGACTGCATGGCTAAAAAATATATGGAGAAGTATCCTGACAGCCATATAGTTGGTTTAAGATATTTTAATGTTTTTGGACCAAGGGAGCAGTATAAGGGAAAAATGGCTTCAATGGTTTGGCAGTTGGCGAAACAAATGGTTGAGGGAAAAAATCCAAGAATATTCAAATGGGGGGAGCAGAAGAGAGACCAAGTTTATGTTAAAAATATTGTTCAAATAAATTTATTGGCATTGGATGCTAAGGAGAGCTGTATTGTAAATGCAGGTAGTGGAAATGCCGTTTCCTTTAATCATATTATCGAAGTTTTAAATGATGTTTTGGGCTTTGATTACGAACCTGAATATATTGACAACCCTTATGAAGAGTTTTATCAAGATTTTACTCAGGCGGATTTAACCAATGCTAAAAAATATTTAGATTATGAACCCAAATGGAATTTTGAAGATGGGGTTAAAGATTATGTTGAATGGTTAAAGGAAAATAGGTATATTTAA
- the gmd gene encoding GDP-mannose 4,6-dehydratase encodes MKKAIITGITGQDGYYLTKLLLEKGYEVHGIVRRNSQNSLGNLEHLPKEELEQINIHWGDITDNLFMDNVVKAVQPDEVYHLAAQSFVGFSFENPRFTYDVNIGGTLNVTNAVKEYAPSSKLYFAATSELYGKVQEIPQKETTPFYPRSPYGVSKLAGFWTIKNYRESYDLFMSNGILFNHESPMRGPEFVTRKITMAVAKISHGLQDFVELGNLSAKRDWGYAGDYVYGMWKILQHDKPDDFVLATNETHTVREFVENAFKVVGIDIEWEGEGVNEIGKDANNGKVLVKVNPEFFRPAEVDILIGDYSKAKKELGWEPKVKFEELVKMMVEKDLERIGKLK; translated from the coding sequence ATGAAAAAGGCAATTATTACGGGAATAACCGGACAGGATGGATACTATTTAACAAAATTACTTTTGGAAAAAGGATATGAAGTTCATGGAATTGTTAGAAGAAATAGCCAAAATTCCTTGGGAAACTTGGAACACCTACCAAAGGAAGAATTGGAACAAATAAATATTCACTGGGGGGATATTACAGACAATTTATTCATGGATAATGTTGTTAAAGCGGTGCAACCTGATGAAGTTTATCATTTAGCTGCTCAAAGTTTTGTTGGATTCTCTTTTGAAAATCCAAGATTTACCTATGATGTTAATATTGGTGGAACTTTAAATGTAACTAATGCAGTAAAGGAATATGCACCATCTTCAAAACTCTATTTTGCTGCAACATCTGAATTGTATGGAAAGGTTCAGGAAATTCCGCAGAAGGAAACTACACCATTTTACCCAAGGAGCCCTTATGGGGTTTCCAAGTTGGCAGGATTTTGGACTATTAAGAATTATAGGGAAAGCTATGACTTATTTATGAGCAATGGTATCCTGTTCAATCACGAGAGCCCCATGCGTGGCCCAGAATTCGTAACAAGAAAAATAACAATGGCTGTTGCTAAAATATCTCATGGATTACAGGATTTTGTTGAATTAGGAAATTTAAGTGCTAAAAGGGATTGGGGTTATGCTGGAGATTATGTTTATGGCATGTGGAAAATATTACAGCACGATAAGCCAGATGACTTTGTTTTAGCAACAAATGAAACCCATACAGTTAGGGAATTTGTTGAAAATGCCTTTAAGGTTGTTGGAATCGACATAGAATGGGAAGGGGAAGGAGTTAATGAAATTGGTAAAGATGCTAACAATGGAAAGGTTTTGGTAAAAGTTAATCCTGAATTTTTCAGACCTGCGGAAGTTGATATATTAATTGGTGATTATTCAAAGGCTAAGAAGGAGCTCGGATGGGAACCAAAAGTTAAATTTGAAGAATTAGTTAAGATGATGGTTGAAAAGGATTTGGAAAGAATTGGGAAATTGAAATAA
- a CDS encoding glycosyltransferase family 2 protein, whose product MDKKLLALIPAYNEEESIKTVIENIKDTVDGILVVDDGSSDNTTEVAKECGVEVITFEENKGKGVAIREGYKYFINSEHDICFIFDADGQYRKEDILPVCEPIINDEADIVVGSRFIGKYTDGANINYKIRIMCNNISTTVTRIMSGVPTTDSQSGLVAVSKYAAKQLDLNADRWGIHQEIIIRAGKKGLRYKEVPIVFEKRMHGVSRLKVLKYPFTAFPVMLKAWVRK is encoded by the coding sequence ATGGATAAGAAACTTTTAGCATTAATACCTGCCTATAATGAAGAGGAATCTATTAAGACGGTAATTGAGAATATCAAAGATACTGTTGATGGGATTTTAGTTGTTGATGATGGGAGCTCCGATAATACCACGGAGGTTGCAAAGGAATGTGGTGTTGAAGTAATTACCTTTGAAGAGAATAAGGGAAAGGGAGTTGCAATTAGGGAAGGTTATAAATATTTTATTAATTCTGAGCATGATATTTGTTTTATTTTTGATGCCGATGGGCAGTATAGAAAGGAAGATATTTTGCCAGTTTGCGAACCTATTATAAATGATGAAGCAGATATAGTTGTAGGTTCAAGATTTATTGGTAAATATACTGATGGGGCAAATATTAACTACAAAATTAGAATAATGTGCAACAACATATCCACCACTGTAACAAGGATTATGTCGGGAGTTCCAACAACTGACTCACAAAGTGGTTTAGTTGCAGTTAGCAAGTATGCGGCTAAACAACTTGATTTAAATGCTGATAGATGGGGCATTCATCAGGAAATCATAATAAGGGCTGGTAAAAAAGGTTTAAGATATAAAGAAGTTCCAATTGTATTTGAAAAAAGGATGCATGGAGTTTCTCGGTTGAAGGTTTTGAAGTATCCTTTCACAGCATTTCCTGTGATGTTAAAGGCATGGGTTAGGAAATAA